TCCGCGCCGCCGACGGCGCGGCCGGCCCCGGCCTTCGCCCGCGGCGCGCCCGCCGTGCGGGGGTCCCCGCTGCGGCGGCGCCTGCGCCTGTCCCTGCTGTGGCTCGGCGGCGCGGCGGTCGGGGTGCTGCTGTACAGCTCGCTGACCGGCGCCAACGGCCTGCGCACGTACCTGGACCTGCGCCAGGAGCGGCTGCGCCTGGAACGGGAGGTGGCCGAGTTGCAGCGACGGCGCGCGGAAATCGAGACCGGCCTGGTCGCGCTGCGCGACACCGCGGACACCGAGACGCTGGAGCGGATCGCCCGCGAGAAGTACCGGATGCGGCGGCCGCAGGAGAAGGTGATCGAGATCGTCGGCGAGGACGCGCTGGCGCCGGCGCCCGAGCCAACCGCGGGCGAAT
This sequence is a window from bacterium. Protein-coding genes within it:
- a CDS encoding septum formation initiator family protein; translated protein: MVRIPGFRSAPPTARPAPAFARGAPAVRGSPLRRRLRLSLLWLGGAAVGVLLYSSLTGANGLRTYLDLRQERLRLEREVAELQRRRAEIETGLVALRDTADTETLERIAREKYRMRRPQEKVIEIVGEDALAPAPEPTAGE